Proteins from one Aerosakkonema funiforme FACHB-1375 genomic window:
- a CDS encoding adenylosuccinate synthase, with translation MANVIVIGAQWGDEGKGKITDLLSKSADVVVRYQGGVNAGHTVVVQGQTFKLHLIPSGILYPDTECIIGCGTVIDPQVLIEELDQLEKLGISTRNLLISQSAHVTMPYHRMIDRASEERRGNHKIGTTGRGIGPTYADKSERTGIRILDLMEPNALRKQLHWTINYKNVILEKLYDLPALDPEEVIEHYLQYAERLRPHVVDSSLKIYDAIKRRRNILFEGAQGTLLDLDHGTYPYVTSSNPVAGGACVGTGVGPTMIDRVIGVAKAYTTRVGEGPFPTEVDGDVGEFLCDRGAEFGTTTGRKRRCGWFDAVIGRYAVRINGMDCLAITKLDVLDELDEIKVCVAYEIDGQRCEDFPTSSRIFANCKPIYKTLPGWKQSTADCRQLEDLPKQALEYLKYLAELMEVPIAIVSLGASRDQTIIVEDPIHGPKRALLHADGTPVAV, from the coding sequence TTGGCTAACGTAATAGTGATAGGTGCCCAGTGGGGCGATGAAGGAAAAGGAAAAATAACCGATTTACTGAGTAAATCAGCAGATGTAGTTGTACGTTACCAAGGGGGTGTCAATGCCGGACACACCGTTGTGGTGCAAGGGCAGACCTTCAAGCTGCACCTGATTCCCTCTGGTATTCTATATCCCGATACCGAGTGCATCATCGGTTGCGGCACCGTCATCGACCCCCAGGTACTGATTGAAGAACTCGACCAGCTAGAAAAGCTGGGTATCTCAACGCGCAACCTGCTGATTTCCCAAAGCGCCCACGTCACCATGCCATACCACCGCATGATTGACCGGGCATCGGAAGAGAGGCGCGGAAACCACAAAATCGGCACCACAGGTCGCGGTATCGGCCCGACCTATGCCGACAAATCCGAGCGTACCGGCATCCGTATCTTGGATTTAATGGAACCAAATGCCCTCCGCAAACAGCTGCACTGGACAATTAACTACAAAAACGTCATCCTAGAAAAGCTTTACGACTTGCCGGCCCTCGACCCAGAAGAGGTAATCGAGCATTATTTGCAGTATGCAGAGCGTTTGCGACCTCACGTAGTCGATAGCTCCTTAAAAATCTACGATGCCATTAAGCGGCGGCGCAATATTCTGTTTGAAGGGGCACAAGGAACCCTGCTGGATTTGGATCACGGCACGTATCCCTATGTGACTTCCTCCAACCCGGTGGCCGGTGGAGCTTGCGTGGGCACAGGTGTAGGCCCGACCATGATCGATCGCGTCATCGGCGTCGCCAAAGCATACACCACACGAGTGGGAGAAGGGCCATTTCCCACCGAAGTAGACGGCGATGTGGGAGAATTTTTATGCGATCGCGGTGCGGAATTTGGCACCACCACCGGACGCAAACGCCGTTGCGGTTGGTTTGATGCCGTCATCGGTCGCTACGCCGTCCGCATCAACGGAATGGACTGTCTCGCCATCACCAAACTCGACGTACTCGACGAGTTAGACGAAATCAAAGTCTGCGTTGCCTACGAAATCGACGGTCAACGCTGTGAAGACTTTCCCACCAGTTCCCGCATCTTTGCTAATTGCAAACCCATCTACAAAACCTTACCGGGTTGGAAACAATCCACAGCTGATTGTCGGCAATTGGAAGACTTACCCAAACAAGCGCTGGAGTATCTCAAATACCTCGCCGAATTGATGGAAGTCCCCATTGCGATCGTATCTCTGGGAGCCAGCCGCGACCAAACAATTATTGTGGAAGACCCCATCCACGGGCCCAAACGAGCCCTTTTGCACGCTGACGGCACACCTGTGGCTGTCTGA
- a CDS encoding 50S ribosomal protein L25/general stress protein Ctc encodes MELTVECQKRPEQSKPNSLRRNGQIPAVLYGHNGAESVSLTVNAKTVEQLLKKASINNTLINLNVTDLPWSGQTILREVQSHPAKGHIYHVSFFSVAAHGNIEVKVPLHFVGEPKGVKLRGGMLDTAISSLQVKCLPESIPEKIEVDVANLDIGDAIHINELTLPPGVVAVVETNEVIVSVLAQQGGAEGAEAAAV; translated from the coding sequence ATGGAACTCACAGTTGAATGTCAAAAGCGGCCAGAACAAAGCAAACCCAACTCTCTGCGTCGCAACGGTCAAATTCCTGCCGTTTTATACGGTCACAACGGTGCTGAATCAGTTTCTTTGACAGTAAACGCCAAAACCGTTGAGCAACTGCTCAAAAAAGCCTCCATCAACAACACCCTGATTAATCTGAACGTTACCGACCTACCTTGGAGCGGTCAAACTATCCTGCGGGAAGTGCAATCTCATCCCGCTAAAGGACATATCTACCACGTCAGCTTCTTTTCTGTCGCCGCTCACGGTAACATTGAAGTGAAAGTGCCGCTCCATTTTGTCGGCGAACCAAAAGGTGTCAAGCTAAGAGGCGGGATGTTAGACACTGCGATATCATCACTGCAAGTCAAATGTTTGCCCGAAAGCATCCCAGAAAAAATTGAGGTTGATGTCGCCAATTTGGATATTGGCGATGCAATTCACATCAACGAGTTAACTTTACCCCCAGGCGTCGTTGCCGTTGTAGAAACAAATGAAGTAATTGTCTCTGTACTCGCGCAGCAGGGTGGTGCGGAAGGTGCAGAAGCAGCAGCTGTATGA